In the Geitlerinema sp. PCC 9228 genome, CTCAAATATTCCCAAGAAGGTTCTACCATTTTCTTGGATTTACAAATCCAGGCGCAACAGGCAGTTTTCCAAGTGCGAGATTTTGGCATTGGCATTCCCCCCGAAGCCCAATCTCGCCTGTTTGAGCGTTTTTACCGCGCCAACAACGTCGGCAAGCTTCCCGGTACTGGTTTGGGACTCGCGATCGCGCAACGATATGTAGAACTTTTACGAGGACAAATTCAAGTATACAGCGAAGTGAACGTCGGTACCACCTTTTCCGTGGTCATTCCTTCTATCTCCCAGGAAAAATAGTCAAACCAGGCGTGGGGAGGAGGGGGAGGAGTGGGAGGAGGGGGAGGAGTGGGAGGAGGGGGAGGAGTGGGAGGAGTGGGAGGAGTGGGAGGAGGGAAAAAACATCAAGAAGTTTTCGCCTTAGCCTGGGGGATTTATCGGGTTTTTGCAGTACGGATTTGGTATGAAATCTGCTTGAATAGAATTCGATTGCCCTCAACCCCCCAGCTGCGATGTCCTGAACTCCGACCTTGGGTCGCCGCGCACTGAATTTGCGGGGGACTACAGGGGATTCTTCCCCATAAGTCTATAGCCGAATTTCATATCATCCGCACTGCGAAGACCCCCTCTTCCCCCTCTTCCCCCTCCTCCCACTCCTCCCCCTCCTCTACCTAAAATGTGGTCTAGACACATCGGATTTGCTATCACTTCGGACCGCAATTCTCTTGGTCCAACGCTTGTAGAGCCGCCTGCAAATCTTTGTTGATTTGTTTAGATGCTGATTTAAGACGATCGCTTTGATAGTAACTAGCCACATCGATGGGATCGCCAACTTTTACGCGAACCCCGCAACGCCAGCGAACTGGCAAACAGCCGTAACGAATGCTGATGGGATAAATTTTGGTGTTGAGGGTGGGGTCTAAATCTTGTGCGTATAAGGCAAGCCGACCCAAACCGGGTTTGATGGGGTGAACTTGGTTGTCGTGAAAAATGCCCCCTTCGCCAAAAATCACCATCATTTGCCTGTCGCACAGTAGGTCAATACCGTGACGCAGGCTGGAAATTCTGGGGCGCAAAACGTCTACAGAAAATCCTCCCAATCGTCTGACGAACCAACCTTGAATCCCCGTTACTTCGGTGGCAGTAACCATAAACCGCAAATCCCGTCCGCTGACACCGCGTCCAGCCGCTAGGGATACCAATAAAGGATCCCAACGGGAACGATGGGTAGGTGCTAAAATTGCGGCACCATCAGTAGGAATCTTGTCTTTGCCGACAACTTCAATAGAACCGAAATAAGAAGGTAAAACAATATGTTCTCCCAGGGGATACAGCATCGACATCAACCAAGGAGAAACTTGGGATGTTACGTTTTGAG is a window encoding:
- a CDS encoding 1-acyl-sn-glycerol-3-phosphate acyltransferase, whose product is MNLLLSQSHAIASQNVTSQVSPWLMSMLYPLGEHIVLPSYFGSIEVVGKDKIPTDGAAILAPTHRSRWDPLLVSLAAGRGVSGRDLRFMVTATEVTGIQGWFVRRLGGFSVDVLRPRISSLRHGIDLLCDRQMMVIFGEGGIFHDNQVHPIKPGLGRLALYAQDLDPTLNTKIYPISIRYGCLPVRWRCGVRVKVGDPIDVASYYQSDRLKSASKQINKDLQAALQALDQENCGPK